In Scatophagus argus isolate fScaArg1 chromosome 3, fScaArg1.pri, whole genome shotgun sequence, the genomic stretch GGATCAAACGCGTAAGATGAAGGTTCAAACTGATTCATTCAAGTTTTAGAATCTTAAAGTTATTTCAGCTGCGCCACAGTTAGCCTCACTCACCAAAATGACTGTCCTCTGATTGGAGTCTTTTGTATCTAAAGTGTGGGATTTGATGCATGTTGTACTTTTCAGGACAGCGAAATGTCTGACATTGAGCATGTACCAGGGCCTGAGACCAGCAGTGTGGAGGGGGAGAACGCACCACTGTACTGTATCTGCCGGAAACCAGACATCAACTGCTTCATGATGTAAGCTCACAACAGTGTGGTGTCAGTTACGCTTTGACCGCAAAAGCATGCAACATCAGTGCTAATccattattttcttaatttgtttctCCCACTGACAGTGGCTGTGATAACTGTAATGAGTGGTTCCATGGCCACTGCATTAATATCACAGAGAAGTCAGCGAAGGCCATCCGAGAATGGTACTGCATGAGATGCAGAggtgatgagaaaaaaaatcttcttttaTTACTGCATTTAAGGCTGTCATGCTAAGAATGAAATATGTCTCAAATCATCAGAACAAATACCGTAAGgtgttgtttcattattttcccTGTCCCCAGATAAAAACCCCTTACTGGAGATAAAGTATAGATCAAAGAAAAACCGAGAGAAGGATTCTGAGCCTGACAGAGCTGAAAAACAGTACAGCACCCCGAGTACTCCAGACTATAAGAGTGAACGGCGACGTGGATCTAAGGTAAGTTGTATTTCAGATCTGAATATTTGATTTTCCTGCAATATCTGAATGGCATCAAAAatttacttcctgtttaaatTACTGGGGAATGATTAATGCATtcgaataaaaaaaaaaagtcacaaattCTCACATTATAAAcccttattttttttcacagcatgGCCCACCAATTTTCAAGCAATAGGTGAATCTGTAGGATGtaaaataatgcacagttcttaGGATACAATGACTCTTTTTCTTGGTTTATTTTCCTCAGGTGAAGCGATCTGTCCGAATGTGTGGCGAATGTGAAccctgcaggaggacagaggactgTGCTCAGTGTGACTTCTGCAAGGACATGAAGAAGTTTGGAGGCCCCAACAAAATCAGACAGAAGTGTAGGTTTAGGCAGTGTGAGGTTCGAGCCAGGGTAGGTCACgttatctgttttcttttcaaataataTTAAGagtaattaataataataataataataataacaagaaaaatatgaaaaatgtctgcCCCGTGCTGTCCCTTGTGGCTAGTTTTGAAATGTTCAACCTGGTGCATGTTGTTTTGCACAGAAAATGCTGCGTGTGAAGGATGAAGAACTCTCTTTGCAAGAAAGGAGGGACAATTCCTACCACCGACGGAGACGGTACTCTGACGACTACGACAGTGAGGCAGAGCTCTACCAGCAGTACAAGGCAGCAGGACTTGAAACCAACATGGTAACAGAACATTTCACACTATATTGCTGCATATAAACCTGCTTCTTTCAGACATAGCAGCTAAAATATCTGATCAGGAACCCTATGCTGAGTCATTTCTTCATTCTCCTCTCACCCAGGCATGGGctagtgatgatgatgatgaaccACTTTTCAGTCCTGTCATGCGTAAGAAAGCTGTGAAGGTGAAGCACGTCAAGAGACGAGAAAAGAAGTTTGACAAGAAAGTAAGTCGTTTCCTCGTGGAAATAAACGTCATTATTTGAGTTTGCTGCCAACTGTTAACGTGTTAAGTTGTACAAATTCGTGTGGTAacgttttttttcttactaccctttgtatttttttaacaatcCAGAAGGAGTCACGGCgccacaaacagaaacagaagcacaaagacAGAACCAGATACAGCGAGAAGGGTGACCGAGATAACACAGGGCTGCGTCAGTGTCTGGGCCCAGGCTGTGTGGAATCAGCAAGAGCCAACTCCAAATACTGCTCTGAGGACTGTGGCATGAAGTTAGCTGCCAAGTAAGTCGTCTGACTTTTCTCAAGTTTTAATTCTTTGCTGCTCACTGGAGTTTGTTGGGGACCTTAACATGTCTGAGAATGTAGAGCATGGTCAAATAATGTCCTCTCTTTGTATTGAAATGATTGTACCATTGCTCCACCTAGTGCTAGAAGAATTAAGTGCTGGTgaaatgctgcagtgttttgattACTTACATATTGTCtaatttattaataatacaGTAGCTTTTGTTGGGAACTTGAACACAAACCACTTTCTAAACTCCCACTTTGACTTTTCACAATAATGTAAAACTATTTATTCTTCTGCTTCTGCCTCGTTGCTTTTCTTACCAGTATCCTTGGTGTACTAGtattaaattacaaattacaaatattAATGGTGTTTCTCAGGCTTTTCCTTTAAGTCAACCAAGGGGCGATCAACAGGAAATCCCGATTGTTTTTGCTGGTTGAGtttttttagcatttaaatttaataatctgtgtgtattttgatcCACAGCCGGATCTATGAAATCCTCCCTCAGCGTATCCAACAGTGGCAGCAGAGTCCCTGCATTGCTGAGGAACACGGTAAGAAACAGCTGGAGCGCATCCGTCGGGAACAGCAGAACGCCCGGCTGCGCCTCACAGAGATGGAACGACGCTTCCACGAACTGGAAGGCATCATCGCCAAGGCCAAGCAGCAGGCGGTTCAGCAGGACGAGGAGGTGAGGAGCCTGCATTCAGGTTACACAGCATGGTCTGTTGTGACTGCTTTTCTCATTAGTTGTTAAAGTTGGGGCCATTTTTAGGTTATTTGAAGCTTCTGAATATGAGCAGACGTTAACACTTTCtgttaaaatgatttgattCTCTTTGCAGGTGAATGAAGGTGATAGCGAAGACACAGACctgcagattttctgtgtgtcttgcAGTCATCCCATTAATCCAAAAGTGGCACTGAGACATATGGAGAGATGTTATGCAAAGGTGAATATACTTTACATTTCTGCTTCTAAGCATCAGatatgaacacaaacaaaagcatatgTGCTAAATTATCTTTCTTTGTATTGACAGTATGAGAGTCAGACTTCCTTTGGTTCCATGTACCCTACAAGAATAGAAgggtaagaaaaacaaatgctgtaaaGTGTATGCAAAATTTCCCAAGTTCAGTTACTTAAAGTCAGGTtcattcaatttatttttttctacagaGCAACCAGACTCTTCTGTGATGTGTACAATCCCCAAAGCAAAACGTATTGTAAGAGGCTTCAAGTTTTGTGTCCAGAACATTCCAGAGATCCTAAGGTTAGTGGAAACCGCTTGGTCATTCATAAGGTTTGATTTGCACAGTTCACTGCGTATTCATGTGGAGATGTTTTATTATGCATGTGTGCTGACTCCAGTGATGTCTCAGAAATGCTAAAGTGAAGTTTTTGGAATTTGGCAAAAATTTTCATTTGGagtcaaagatgaactgattagagTTTGGTTGTCAGAGTTCACTGTGACCATACAAATAGTGTTTTTGGCCATAACCTAAGAGTTCATAGACTAATTgtcaaagtgacaaagtgatgacattttatattgaaatgGTCAACGGTCAGCTTCATTACATCgtgttttcacaaaaacagtttgttgaCCATTATTTGACTCCATAACTcaggaagagaagggaagagtgtgaaaatattttgttaattcTAGTTTGGTTTTCCTCTGTTTGGTGACAAGGTCCCAGTGGATGAGGTGTGTGGATGTCCTCTGGTGAAGAACGTGTTTGAGCTGACAGGAGAATACTGCAGAGTCTCCAAAAGGAAGTGCAACAAGCATTACAACTGGGAAAAGCTTAGGAGAGCAGAAGTGGACTTGGAGCGAGTCCGAGTGGTAAGTCAAACTTCATGACTGTGGCTTTGGTTTTAAAGAATAGAACATGTGATATTTATTGGAAGTTCTGCAGATTTTCAGTTGAAAAT encodes the following:
- the cxxc1b gene encoding CXXC-type zinc finger protein 1b, with amino-acid sequence MDSEMSDIEHVPGPETSSVEGENAPLYCICRKPDINCFMIGCDNCNEWFHGHCINITEKSAKAIREWYCMRCRDKNPLLEIKYRSKKNREKDSEPDRAEKQYSTPSTPDYKSERRRGSKVKRSVRMCGECEPCRRTEDCAQCDFCKDMKKFGGPNKIRQKCRFRQCEVRARKMLRVKDEELSLQERRDNSYHRRRRYSDDYDSEAELYQQYKAAGLETNMAWASDDDDEPLFSPVMRKKAVKVKHVKRREKKFDKKKESRRHKQKQKHKDRTRYSEKGDRDNTGLRQCLGPGCVESARANSKYCSEDCGMKLAANRIYEILPQRIQQWQQSPCIAEEHGKKQLERIRREQQNARLRLTEMERRFHELEGIIAKAKQQAVQQDEEVNEGDSEDTDLQIFCVSCSHPINPKVALRHMERCYAKYESQTSFGSMYPTRIEGATRLFCDVYNPQSKTYCKRLQVLCPEHSRDPKVPVDEVCGCPLVKNVFELTGEYCRVSKRKCNKHYNWEKLRRAEVDLERVRVWYKLDELFEQERNVRTAMTNRAGLLALMLHQTIQHDPLTTDLRSNKDR